In Drosophila pseudoobscura strain MV-25-SWS-2005 chromosome 4, UCI_Dpse_MV25, whole genome shotgun sequence, the following proteins share a genomic window:
- the LOC6902578 gene encoding spidroin-1 isoform X3, with protein MALEGFRAVLSVCCVSLASAGFGLGGGSISLGLGHSTGLSGGLGLSMGSGLLSHGVSTHGLGVSNGHGILGAAAAGALHSAGSSAVSGNSYSGSSSSSHNSGFQSANSGAHGAALSAIAGAGKINAGHLGIGASGDIGLAHGFSANHLIGAAGAGASALHSTGSSAASLAAQKIQNFGSSLAEIGASGHHGAALSAIAGSGKINAGLLGIGASGDIGLAHGFSANNLIGGAGAGDLALHSAGSSASFGAQNTGNFGGGLAAIGASESSGSSSYSSSQSSGSHSMSSGQTSVVASGSGKLSTGQLGIGASGDAGFAQGSSSSGSVVGGGSHMVANHLIGTAGAGASALQSAGSSAAPFGAQNTGNFGGGLAAIGASEASGSSSYSSSQSSGSQSMSSGQTSIVASGSGKLSTGQLGIGASGDAGFAQGSSSSGSVVGGGSHMVANHLIGTAGAGASALQSAGSSAASFGAQNTGNFGGGLAAIGASEASGSSSYSSSQSSGSQSMSSGQTSVVASGSGKISTGQLGIGASGDAGFAQGSSSIGSVVGGGSHMVANHLIGAAGAGASALQSAGSSAASFGAQNTGNFGGGIAAIGSSEASGSSSYSSSQSSGSHSMSSGHTSVEASGSGHGSSGSVFGIEAHGLLGATGAGASALHSSDSAAASLGALSFNKMVSGLAGTGASGSGLTSLGSHTSGLHKTNTGQLSIGAFGAGHGIGTGSVLSAGSVGGSGAHEAAASLLHGVANGFLGAGASALSSVGAGSASLESHGGSGSLSFGGSHTGSGLFGSHSGGVTLGGHAFGAGGNLDHNAASAGMEFGGGHIGGTINHVGSLLYG; from the exons ATGGCTCTCGAGGGATTTCGTGCAGTGCTGAGTGTTTGTTGCGTCTCTCTGGCCTCGGCCGGATTTGGCTTGGGCGGTGGCAGTATcagtctgggcctgggacatAGTACTGGCCTAAGTGGTGGCCTTGGACTATCAATGGGAAGTGGTCTCCTCAGCCATGGTGTCTCGACCCACGGATTAGGCGTGAGCAATGGTCACGGAATCTtgggagctgctgcagctggagctctACATTCTGCAGGTTCTTCTGCCGTATCTGGAAATTCATATAGTGGTTCTAGCTCTTCATCACATAATTCTGGATTTCAAAGCGCAAATTCTGGAGCTCATGGGGCTGCTTTATCTGCTATCGCTGGAGCTGGAAAGATAAATGCCGGACACCTTGGCATCGGTGCTTCTGGAGATATTGGATTAGCACATGGATTCTCAGCAAACCATTTAATAGGTGCGGCCGGAGCAGGTGCGTCTGCTCTTCATTCCACAGGTTCTTCTGCTGCCTCTCTCGCAGCTCAAAAAATTCAGAATTTTGGCAGCAGTCTTGCTGAAATAGGAGCTTCTGGACATCATGGAGCTGCTTTATCTGCTATCGCTGGATCTGGAAAGATAAATGCCGGACTCCTTGGCATCGGTGCTTCTGGAGATATTGGATTAGCACATGGATTCTCAGCAAACAATTTAATAGGTGGTGCCGGAGCAGGTGATTTAGCTCTTCATTCCGCTGGTTCGTCTGCCTCTTTCGGTGCTCAAAACACAGGGAATTTCGGCGGCGGTCTTGCTGCAATTGGAGCATCCGAATCAAGTGGATCCAGTTCATATTCGTCGTCTCAGAGTTCTGGATCCCATAGCATGAGTAGCGGACAGACGAGCGTCGTAGCCTCTGGATCTGGAAAGCTAAGTACCGGACAGCTTGGCATCGGTGCTTCTGGAGATGCTGGATTCGCACAGGGATCATCGTCTTCCGGCTCTGTTGTAGGAGGTGGATCCCACATGGTGGCAAACCATTTAATAGGTACGGCCGGAGCAGGTGCTTCAGCTCTTCAATCCGCAGGTTCGTCCGCTGCCCCGTTCGGTGCTCAAAACACAGGGAATTTTGGCGGCGGACTTGCTGCGATCGGAGCATCCGAAGCTAGTGGATCAAGTTCATACTCGTCGTCTCAGAGTTCTGGATCCCAGAGCATGAGTAGCGGACAGACGAGCATCGTAGCCTCTGGATCTGGAAAGCTAAGTACCGGACAGCTTGGCATCGGTGCTTCTGGAGATGCTGGATTCGCACAGGGATCATCGTCTTCCGGCTCTGTTGTAGGAGGTGGATCCCACATGGTGGCAAACCATTTAATAGGTACGGCCGGAGCAGGTGCTTCAGCTCTTCAATCCGCAGGTTCGTCCGCTGCCTCGTTCGGTGCTCAAAACACAGGGAATTTTGGCGGCGGTCTTGCTGCGATCGGAGCATCCGAAGCTAGTGGATCAAGTTCATACTCGTCGTCTCAGAGTTCTGGATCCCAGAGCATGAGTAGCGGACAGACGAGCGTCGTAGCCTCTGGATCTGGAAAGATAAGTACCGGACAGCTTGGCATCGGTGCTTCTGGAGATGCTGGATTCGCAC AGGGATCATCGTCTATCGGCTCTGTTGTAGGAG GTGGATCCCACATGGTGGCAAACCATTTGATAGGTGCGGCTGGAGCAGGTGCTTCAGCTCTTCAATCCGCAGGTTCGTCCGCTGCCTCTTTCGGTGCTCAAAACACAGGGAATTTCGGCGGCGGTATTGCTGCTATCGGATCGTCTGAGGCTAGTGGATCAAGTTCATACTCGTCGTCACAGAGTTCTGGATCCCATAGCATGAGTTCCGGACACACGAGCGTCGAAGCTTCTGGATCTGGACATGGATCATCTGGCTCTGTTTTTGGAATTGAGGCACATGGATTATTAGGTGccactggagctggagcctcGGCTCTACATTCTTCAGATTCAGCTGCTGCATCCCTCGGTGCACTTTCATTCAATAAGATGGTAAGCGGTCTTGCGGGCACTGGAGCCTCAGGCTCAGGGCTAACCTCACTGGGATCTCACACATCTGGGTTGCACAAGACGAACACCGGGCAGTTGAGCATCGGTGCTTTTGGAGCTGGTCATGGTATCGGAACTGGCTCTGTCCTATCAGCTGGCTCTGTTGGGGGTAGTGGAGCACATGAGGCCGCTGCCTCACTTTTGCATGGAGTTGCCAACGGTTTTCTTGGAGCTGGCGCTTCAGCATTGTCGTCTGTCGGCGCCGGAAGTGCATCACTTGAAAGCCACGGCGGCTCAGGCTCCCTTTCCTTTGGAGGCAGTCACACTGGATCCGGGCTTTTTGGAAGCCACAGCGGGGGCGTCACTCTTGGCGGACATGCCTTTGGAGCTGGAGGAAATCTCGATCATAATGCTGCCAGCGCAGGAATGGAATTCGGAGGTGGCCACATTGGAGGCACCATCAACCATGTTGGCAGCCTTCTCTATGGTTAG
- the LOC6902578 gene encoding spidroin-1 isoform X2 has product MALEGFRAVLSVCCVSLASAGFGLGGGSISLGLGHSTGLSGGLGLSMGSGLLSHGVSTHGLGVSNGHGILGAAAAGALHSAGSSAVSGNSYSGSSSSSHNSGFQSANSGAHGAALSAIAGAGKINAGHLGIGASGDIGLAHGFSANHLIGGAGAGDLALHSAGSSASFGAQNTGNFGGGLAAIGASESSGSSSYSSSQSSGSHSMSSGQTSVVASGSGKLSTGQLGIGASGDAGFAQGSSSSGSVVGGGSHMVANHLIGTAGAGASALQSAGSSAAPFGAQNTGNFGGGLAAIGASEASGSSSYSSSQSSGSQSMSSGQTSIVASGSGKLSTGQLGIGASGDAGFAQGSSSSGSVVGGGSHMVANHLIGTAGAGASALQSAGSSAASFGAQNTGNFGGGLAAIGASEASGSSSYSSSQSSGSQSMSSGQTSVVASGSGKISTGQLGIGASGDAGFAHGSSSGSVVGGGSHMVANHLIGTAGAGASALQSAGSSAASFGAQNTGNFGGGLAAIGASEASGSSSYSSSQSSGSHSMSSGQTSIVASGSGKISTGQLGIGASGDAGFAQGSSSIGSVVGGGSHMVANHLIGAAGAGASALQSAGSSAASFGAQNTGNFGGGIAAIGSSEASGSSSYSSSQSSGSHSMSSGHTSVEASGSGHGSSGSVFGIEAHGLLGATGAGASALHSSDSAAASLGALSFNKMVSGLAGTGASGSGLTSLGSHTSGLHKTNTGQLSIGAFGAGHGIGTGSVLSAGSVGGSGAHEAAASLLHGVANGFLGAGASALSSVGAGSASLESHGGSGSLSFGGSHTGSGLFGSHSGGVTLGGHAFGAGGNLDHNAASAGMEFGGGHIGGTINHVGSLLYG; this is encoded by the exons ATGGCTCTCGAGGGATTTCGTGCAGTGCTGAGTGTTTGTTGCGTCTCTCTGGCCTCGGCCGGATTTGGCTTGGGCGGTGGCAGTATcagtctgggcctgggacatAGTACTGGCCTAAGTGGTGGCCTTGGACTATCAATGGGAAGTGGTCTCCTCAGCCATGGTGTCTCGACCCACGGATTAGGCGTGAGCAATGGTCACGGAATCTtgggagctgctgcagctggagctctACATTCTGCAGGTTCTTCTGCCGTATCTGGAAATTCATATAGTGGTTCTAGCTCTTCATCACATAATTCTGGATTTCAAAGCGCAAATTCTGGAGCTCATGGGGCTGCTTTATCTGCTATCGCTGGAGCTGGAAAGATAAATGCCGGACACCTTGGCATCGGTGCTTCTGGAGATATTGGATTAGCACATGGATTCTCAGCAAACCATTTAATAG GTGGTGCCGGAGCAGGTGATTTAGCTCTTCATTCCGCTGGTTCGTCTGCCTCTTTCGGTGCTCAAAACACAGGGAATTTCGGCGGCGGTCTTGCTGCAATTGGAGCATCCGAATCAAGTGGATCCAGTTCATATTCGTCGTCTCAGAGTTCTGGATCCCATAGCATGAGTAGCGGACAGACGAGCGTCGTAGCCTCTGGATCTGGAAAGCTAAGTACCGGACAGCTTGGCATCGGTGCTTCTGGAGATGCTGGATTCGCACAGGGATCATCGTCTTCCGGCTCTGTTGTAGGAGGTGGATCCCACATGGTGGCAAACCATTTAATAGGTACGGCCGGAGCAGGTGCTTCAGCTCTTCAATCCGCAGGTTCGTCCGCTGCCCCGTTCGGTGCTCAAAACACAGGGAATTTTGGCGGCGGACTTGCTGCGATCGGAGCATCCGAAGCTAGTGGATCAAGTTCATACTCGTCGTCTCAGAGTTCTGGATCCCAGAGCATGAGTAGCGGACAGACGAGCATCGTAGCCTCTGGATCTGGAAAGCTAAGTACCGGACAGCTTGGCATCGGTGCTTCTGGAGATGCTGGATTCGCACAGGGATCATCGTCTTCCGGCTCTGTTGTAGGAGGTGGATCCCACATGGTGGCAAACCATTTAATAGGTACGGCCGGAGCAGGTGCTTCAGCTCTTCAATCCGCAGGTTCGTCCGCTGCCTCGTTCGGTGCTCAAAACACAGGGAATTTTGGCGGCGGTCTTGCTGCGATCGGAGCATCCGAAGCTAGTGGATCAAGTTCATACTCGTCGTCTCAGAGTTCTGGATCCCAGAGCATGAGTAGCGGACAGACGAGCGTCGTAGCCTCTGGATCTGGAAAGATAAGTACCGGACAGCTTGGCATCGGTGCTTCTGGAGATGCTGGATTCGCACATGGATCATCTTCCGGCTCTGTTGTAGGCGGTGGATCCCACATGGTGGCAAACCATTTAATAGGTACGGCCGGAGCAGGTGCTTCAGCTCTTCAATCCGCAGGTTCGTCCGCTGCCTCGTTCGGTGCTCAAAACACAGGGAATTTTGGCGGCGGTCTTGCTGCGATCGGAGCATCCGAAGCTAGTGGATCAAGTTCATACTCGTCGTCTCAGAGTTCTGGATCCCATAGCATGAGTAGCGGACAGACGAGCATCGTAGCCTCTGGATCTGGAAAGATAAGTACCGGACAGCTTGGCATCGGTGCTTCTGGAGATGCTGGATTCGCACAGGGATCATCGTCTATCGGCTCTGTTGTAGGAG GTGGATCCCACATGGTGGCAAACCATTTGATAGGTGCGGCTGGAGCAGGTGCTTCAGCTCTTCAATCCGCAGGTTCGTCCGCTGCCTCTTTCGGTGCTCAAAACACAGGGAATTTCGGCGGCGGTATTGCTGCTATCGGATCGTCTGAGGCTAGTGGATCAAGTTCATACTCGTCGTCACAGAGTTCTGGATCCCATAGCATGAGTTCCGGACACACGAGCGTCGAAGCTTCTGGATCTGGACATGGATCATCTGGCTCTGTTTTTGGAATTGAGGCACATGGATTATTAGGTGccactggagctggagcctcGGCTCTACATTCTTCAGATTCAGCTGCTGCATCCCTCGGTGCACTTTCATTCAATAAGATGGTAAGCGGTCTTGCGGGCACTGGAGCCTCAGGCTCAGGGCTAACCTCACTGGGATCTCACACATCTGGGTTGCACAAGACGAACACCGGGCAGTTGAGCATCGGTGCTTTTGGAGCTGGTCATGGTATCGGAACTGGCTCTGTCCTATCAGCTGGCTCTGTTGGGGGTAGTGGAGCACATGAGGCCGCTGCCTCACTTTTGCATGGAGTTGCCAACGGTTTTCTTGGAGCTGGCGCTTCAGCATTGTCGTCTGTCGGCGCCGGAAGTGCATCACTTGAAAGCCACGGCGGCTCAGGCTCCCTTTCCTTTGGAGGCAGTCACACTGGATCCGGGCTTTTTGGAAGCCACAGCGGGGGCGTCACTCTTGGCGGACATGCCTTTGGAGCTGGAGGAAATCTCGATCATAATGCTGCCAGCGCAGGAATGGAATTCGGAGGTGGCCACATTGGAGGCACCATCAACCATGTTGGCAGCCTTCTCTATGGTTAG
- the LOC6902578 gene encoding spidroin-1 isoform X1, which produces MALEGFRAVLSVCCVSLASAGFGLGGGSISLGLGHSTGLSGGLGLSMGSGLLSHGVSTHGLGVSNGHGILGAAAAGALHSAGSSAVSGNSYSGSSSSSHNSGFQSANSGAHGAALSAIAGAGKINAGHLGIGASGDIGLAHGFSANHLIGAAGAGASALHSTGSSAASLAAQKIQNFGSSLAEIGASGHHGAALSAIAGSGKINAGLLGIGASGDIGLAHGFSANNLIGGAGAGDLALHSAGSSASFGAQNTGNFGGGLAAIGASESSGSSSYSSSQSSGSHSMSSGQTSVVASGSGKLSTGQLGIGASGDAGFAQGSSSSGSVVGGGSHMVANHLIGTAGAGASALQSAGSSAAPFGAQNTGNFGGGLAAIGASEASGSSSYSSSQSSGSQSMSSGQTSIVASGSGKLSTGQLGIGASGDAGFAQGSSSSGSVVGGGSHMVANHLIGTAGAGASALQSAGSSAASFGAQNTGNFGGGLAAIGASEASGSSSYSSSQSSGSQSMSSGQTSVVASGSGKISTGQLGIGASGDAGFAHGSSSGSVVGGGSHMVANHLIGTAGAGASALQSAGSSAASFGAQNTGNFGGGLAAIGASEASGSSSYSSSQSSGSHSMSSGQTSIVASGSGKISTGQLGIGASGDAGFAQGSSSIGSVVGGGSHMVANHLIGAAGAGASALQSAGSSAASFGAQNTGNFGGGIAAIGSSEASGSSSYSSSQSSGSHSMSSGHTSVEASGSGHGSSGSVFGIEAHGLLGATGAGASALHSSDSAAASLGALSFNKMVSGLAGTGASGSGLTSLGSHTSGLHKTNTGQLSIGAFGAGHGIGTGSVLSAGSVGGSGAHEAAASLLHGVANGFLGAGASALSSVGAGSASLESHGGSGSLSFGGSHTGSGLFGSHSGGVTLGGHAFGAGGNLDHNAASAGMEFGGGHIGGTINHVGSLLYG; this is translated from the exons ATGGCTCTCGAGGGATTTCGTGCAGTGCTGAGTGTTTGTTGCGTCTCTCTGGCCTCGGCCGGATTTGGCTTGGGCGGTGGCAGTATcagtctgggcctgggacatAGTACTGGCCTAAGTGGTGGCCTTGGACTATCAATGGGAAGTGGTCTCCTCAGCCATGGTGTCTCGACCCACGGATTAGGCGTGAGCAATGGTCACGGAATCTtgggagctgctgcagctggagctctACATTCTGCAGGTTCTTCTGCCGTATCTGGAAATTCATATAGTGGTTCTAGCTCTTCATCACATAATTCTGGATTTCAAAGCGCAAATTCTGGAGCTCATGGGGCTGCTTTATCTGCTATCGCTGGAGCTGGAAAGATAAATGCCGGACACCTTGGCATCGGTGCTTCTGGAGATATTGGATTAGCACATGGATTCTCAGCAAACCATTTAATAGGTGCGGCCGGAGCAGGTGCGTCTGCTCTTCATTCCACAGGTTCTTCTGCTGCCTCTCTCGCAGCTCAAAAAATTCAGAATTTTGGCAGCAGTCTTGCTGAAATAGGAGCTTCTGGACATCATGGAGCTGCTTTATCTGCTATCGCTGGATCTGGAAAGATAAATGCCGGACTCCTTGGCATCGGTGCTTCTGGAGATATTGGATTAGCACATGGATTCTCAGCAAACAATTTAATAGGTGGTGCCGGAGCAGGTGATTTAGCTCTTCATTCCGCTGGTTCGTCTGCCTCTTTCGGTGCTCAAAACACAGGGAATTTCGGCGGCGGTCTTGCTGCAATTGGAGCATCCGAATCAAGTGGATCCAGTTCATATTCGTCGTCTCAGAGTTCTGGATCCCATAGCATGAGTAGCGGACAGACGAGCGTCGTAGCCTCTGGATCTGGAAAGCTAAGTACCGGACAGCTTGGCATCGGTGCTTCTGGAGATGCTGGATTCGCACAGGGATCATCGTCTTCCGGCTCTGTTGTAGGAGGTGGATCCCACATGGTGGCAAACCATTTAATAGGTACGGCCGGAGCAGGTGCTTCAGCTCTTCAATCCGCAGGTTCGTCCGCTGCCCCGTTCGGTGCTCAAAACACAGGGAATTTTGGCGGCGGACTTGCTGCGATCGGAGCATCCGAAGCTAGTGGATCAAGTTCATACTCGTCGTCTCAGAGTTCTGGATCCCAGAGCATGAGTAGCGGACAGACGAGCATCGTAGCCTCTGGATCTGGAAAGCTAAGTACCGGACAGCTTGGCATCGGTGCTTCTGGAGATGCTGGATTCGCACAGGGATCATCGTCTTCCGGCTCTGTTGTAGGAGGTGGATCCCACATGGTGGCAAACCATTTAATAGGTACGGCCGGAGCAGGTGCTTCAGCTCTTCAATCCGCAGGTTCGTCCGCTGCCTCGTTCGGTGCTCAAAACACAGGGAATTTTGGCGGCGGTCTTGCTGCGATCGGAGCATCCGAAGCTAGTGGATCAAGTTCATACTCGTCGTCTCAGAGTTCTGGATCCCAGAGCATGAGTAGCGGACAGACGAGCGTCGTAGCCTCTGGATCTGGAAAGATAAGTACCGGACAGCTTGGCATCGGTGCTTCTGGAGATGCTGGATTCGCACATGGATCATCTTCCGGCTCTGTTGTAGGCGGTGGATCCCACATGGTGGCAAACCATTTAATAGGTACGGCCGGAGCAGGTGCTTCAGCTCTTCAATCCGCAGGTTCGTCCGCTGCCTCGTTCGGTGCTCAAAACACAGGGAATTTTGGCGGCGGTCTTGCTGCGATCGGAGCATCCGAAGCTAGTGGATCAAGTTCATACTCGTCGTCTCAGAGTTCTGGATCCCATAGCATGAGTAGCGGACAGACGAGCATCGTAGCCTCTGGATCTGGAAAGATAAGTACCGGACAGCTTGGCATCGGTGCTTCTGGAGATGCTGGATTCGCACAGGGATCATCGTCTATCGGCTCTGTTGTAGGAG GTGGATCCCACATGGTGGCAAACCATTTGATAGGTGCGGCTGGAGCAGGTGCTTCAGCTCTTCAATCCGCAGGTTCGTCCGCTGCCTCTTTCGGTGCTCAAAACACAGGGAATTTCGGCGGCGGTATTGCTGCTATCGGATCGTCTGAGGCTAGTGGATCAAGTTCATACTCGTCGTCACAGAGTTCTGGATCCCATAGCATGAGTTCCGGACACACGAGCGTCGAAGCTTCTGGATCTGGACATGGATCATCTGGCTCTGTTTTTGGAATTGAGGCACATGGATTATTAGGTGccactggagctggagcctcGGCTCTACATTCTTCAGATTCAGCTGCTGCATCCCTCGGTGCACTTTCATTCAATAAGATGGTAAGCGGTCTTGCGGGCACTGGAGCCTCAGGCTCAGGGCTAACCTCACTGGGATCTCACACATCTGGGTTGCACAAGACGAACACCGGGCAGTTGAGCATCGGTGCTTTTGGAGCTGGTCATGGTATCGGAACTGGCTCTGTCCTATCAGCTGGCTCTGTTGGGGGTAGTGGAGCACATGAGGCCGCTGCCTCACTTTTGCATGGAGTTGCCAACGGTTTTCTTGGAGCTGGCGCTTCAGCATTGTCGTCTGTCGGCGCCGGAAGTGCATCACTTGAAAGCCACGGCGGCTCAGGCTCCCTTTCCTTTGGAGGCAGTCACACTGGATCCGGGCTTTTTGGAAGCCACAGCGGGGGCGTCACTCTTGGCGGACATGCCTTTGGAGCTGGAGGAAATCTCGATCATAATGCTGCCAGCGCAGGAATGGAATTCGGAGGTGGCCACATTGGAGGCACCATCAACCATGTTGGCAGCCTTCTCTATGGTTAG